From a region of the Spirochaetota bacterium genome:
- a CDS encoding methyl-accepting chemotaxis protein → MENNTTRIELFNEIIYNNHKRLFKAFTSITVLALLATFIILVTGTGSHYLSVTQIIFTGLLIAIILGCGFLVVYRYRHAWFSPYLSIFIVMFSLFVFQYFIYGSKELFAAHYIVLALSVFYFDTKVAIFSFIIVVISQICLFSLRPQLIPEGPVGSVIGVRFLIYLWVGISAVFGTKATRALLELALDKADEASTKHERISVIAQNVEHSVGVLNEKSLEQATVVDTINELASKQAASLEEISASVEELTSNAENISNTARSLYQEMQIANESVNDLKKVFEEITKSAGTIAKSIENITSLSNDSIKKMDDTLTQFQDLITFSNNMSSFVEVINQIADQVNLLSLNASIEAARAGDAGRGFAVVADEISKLADATAQNASQIAKIIEQTQSLMRTSNTSITDTSQFLSKLNEEIRTIMQEISHTNALIQDVNVSIKAIANLNTQIYNAIETIETSTSEQRIANEEASKTIVYVSESAQNLTDIVNTVSNVASSIKDIAQNLYILVQAMTKA, encoded by the coding sequence ATGGAAAATAATACTACCCGCATAGAATTGTTTAATGAAATTATCTATAACAATCATAAACGACTTTTCAAAGCATTTACCAGTATTACCGTGTTAGCATTACTTGCTACATTTATTATCCTTGTTACCGGTACGGGTTCACATTATTTATCAGTTACCCAAATTATATTCACAGGATTGTTAATAGCTATAATACTAGGATGTGGTTTCCTTGTAGTTTATAGATATCGCCATGCATGGTTTTCTCCCTATTTATCAATATTTATAGTAATGTTTTCACTATTTGTTTTTCAATATTTTATTTATGGTTCTAAAGAATTATTTGCAGCACATTATATTGTTCTTGCTTTATCTGTATTTTATTTTGATACAAAAGTAGCAATTTTTTCATTTATCATTGTCGTAATATCACAGATATGCTTATTTTCATTACGACCCCAACTTATTCCAGAAGGCCCTGTAGGTAGCGTTATTGGCGTTCGCTTTTTAATTTACTTATGGGTTGGAATATCTGCAGTGTTTGGCACAAAGGCAACCCGTGCACTTCTGGAGCTTGCATTGGATAAGGCTGATGAAGCCAGCACTAAACATGAACGCATCAGCGTAATAGCACAAAACGTTGAACATTCAGTTGGCGTTTTGAATGAAAAATCACTTGAGCAGGCAACTGTTGTGGATACCATCAATGAACTTGCCAGCAAACAAGCAGCATCACTTGAGGAAATTTCAGCATCTGTTGAAGAGCTTACAAGCAATGCTGAAAATATAAGTAACACTGCCCGCTCACTGTATCAGGAGATGCAGATTGCCAATGAATCAGTAAATGATCTAAAAAAAGTATTTGAAGAAATTACAAAAAGCGCAGGCACAATTGCTAAATCAATAGAAAATATTACTTCGCTTTCCAACGATTCAATAAAGAAAATGGATGATACACTGACACAATTCCAGGACCTCATTACATTTAGTAATAATATGTCATCATTTGTGGAAGTTATAAACCAGATAGCAGATCAGGTTAACCTGCTTTCACTTAACGCATCAATAGAAGCAGCTAGAGCAGGAGATGCGGGAAGAGGTTTTGCAGTTGTTGCTGACGAAATATCAAAATTAGCAGACGCCACTGCACAAAACGCTTCACAGATTGCAAAAATTATTGAACAGACACAGAGTCTCATGCGCACAAGCAACACAAGTATAACCGATACATCACAGTTTTTATCTAAACTAAACGAAGAAATACGCACAATTATGCAGGAGATATCTCACACCAATGCACTGATACAGGATGTAAATGTATCTATAAAAGCTATCGCCAATTTAAATACACAGATTTATAATGCAATTGAAACAATTGAAACATCAACAAGCGAACAGCGCATTGCAAATGAAGAAGCATCAAAGACTATAGTCTATGTATCTGAATCTGCACAAAATCTTACTGATATTGTGAACACTGTGTCAAATGTAGCATCGTCAATAAAAGATATTGCCCAAAATTTGTATATACTTGTACAGGCTATGACAAAGGCATAA
- a CDS encoding bacteriohemerythrin, whose protein sequence is MEFIEWGEHLSVGVKVFDEEHKQLIALVNKLNHALQSGSAKKTMEEILRSLANYTKIHFTHEEDYMQLYGYPEYEKHRQEHEALTNQVMDFLNRYQQGKASFSLELMNFLKDWLTKHILGSDKKYKEFFVAKNIE, encoded by the coding sequence ATGGAATTTATTGAATGGGGGGAGCATTTAAGTGTTGGCGTTAAAGTGTTTGATGAAGAGCATAAACAGCTTATAGCACTGGTAAATAAACTCAATCATGCATTGCAATCAGGCAGCGCCAAAAAAACCATGGAAGAAATTTTACGCAGCCTTGCCAATTATACAAAAATTCATTTTACCCATGAAGAAGATTATATGCAACTCTATGGATATCCTGAATATGAAAAACACCGACAGGAACATGAAGCGTTAACCAATCAGGTAATGGACTTTTTAAACCGATACCAGCAAGGCAAAGCTTCTTTTTCTTTAGAGTTGATGAACTTTTTAAAAGACTGGCTCACCAAACATATTCTGGGAAGTGATAAAAAATATAAAGAGTTCTTTGTGGCAAAAAATATTGAATAA